In Shumkonia mesophila, the genomic stretch TCCTCGACCTGGGACTTCCCGACCTCGATGGGCAGCAGGTGATCGCCCGCATCCGGGAATGGTCGAGGGTCCCGATCCTCGTGCTTTCGGTGCGCACGGACGAAGGCGAGAAGGTGCGCGCGCTGAACAACGGCGCCTACGACTATGTGACCAAGCCGTTCAGCATCGCCGAACTCATCGCCCGCATCCGGGTCGGCCTCAGGGCCCAGGCGGCCGAAGAGACCGTTCCCTCGCGCATCGACGCCGGCCCGCTCGTCATCGATCTGCCGACCCGGTCGGTCATGCTGGAAGGCCAGCCGGTGAAACTCTCCAAAAAGGAATTCGAGATCCTGCGCCTGCTGGCCGTCAACGCGGG encodes the following:
- a CDS encoding response regulator transcription factor — its product is MVDPTAKILVVDDEPQIRKFLRISLNAHGYVVVEAARGEDGITQCATEQPDLVILDLGLPDLDGQQVIARIREWSRVPILVLSVRTDEGEKVRALNNGAYDYVTKPFSIAELIARIRVGLRAQAAEETVPSRIDAGPLVIDLPTRSVMLEGQPVKLSKKEFEILRLLAVNAGRVLTHQYLLREVWGPAQAEENHYLRVYVGHLRQKLGDSPDNPLYIVTEPGVGYRFVGSR